A part of Paenibacillus donghaensis genomic DNA contains:
- a CDS encoding (2Fe-2S)-binding protein has translation MRPLRAFGLAKNPFNVVIRRIEAIDDPAKKVMMRNRCCLYYRIEGGQYCYNCPRLKEAERAERRTEYRKQAAASDSH, from the coding sequence ATGAGGCCGCTGAGGGCCTTTGGTCTGGCGAAGAACCCCTTCAACGTTGTCATCCGCCGGATTGAGGCGATTGATGATCCTGCGAAGAAGGTAATGATGCGCAATCGATGCTGCTTGTATTATCGGATCGAAGGCGGCCAATATTGCTACAACTGTCCAAGACTCAAGGAAGCAGAACGGGCTGAACGCCGGACGGAATATCGCAAGCAGGCCGCAGCTTCAGACAGCCATTAA
- a CDS encoding iron-hydroxamate ABC transporter substrate-binding protein — MFLINKKGSASTKVAITALLTAMLFLSACGNNNAGNAANAGATTAPTAAAATEAPAATEAPAAEPRTVTDAMGHEVTIPANPQRVLGSYLEDYLVTLDVTPVAQWSITKGVQDYLSTELKDIPAISYDLPLEAVTSFTPDFILIQSEAQVQNGLYDQLSKIAPTYVLGDELNNDWRKQLLKIGELLNKTAEAEQALKTYDEKAADAKEKLQASIGDDSVAVLWLASKSFFIVDATRSSGAVLYNDLGVTMPNLVTDIPEETRTNWNAISLEKLSELTADHIILVNSDKTEGAEITNSDIWKAIPAVKAGHVHEFSSKTSWLYSGANAGSKIIDDTLASLVK; from the coding sequence ATGTTTTTGATTAATAAAAAGGGATCGGCCAGCACTAAGGTAGCGATTACAGCGCTGTTGACAGCCATGCTGTTCTTATCCGCTTGCGGGAATAACAACGCCGGGAATGCAGCTAATGCGGGGGCTACAACGGCTCCAACGGCCGCAGCAGCGACAGAAGCTCCAGCAGCTACGGAAGCTCCAGCCGCTGAGCCTCGGACAGTAACTGATGCGATGGGGCATGAAGTGACCATCCCGGCTAACCCGCAGCGGGTGTTGGGCTCTTATCTGGAGGATTATCTGGTAACGCTTGACGTGACCCCGGTCGCACAATGGTCCATTACTAAGGGTGTTCAGGATTATTTATCCACAGAGCTTAAGGATATTCCTGCTATCAGCTACGATCTTCCGCTGGAGGCAGTTACCAGCTTCACTCCGGATTTCATTCTGATCCAATCGGAAGCCCAGGTGCAGAACGGCCTCTATGATCAATTAAGCAAGATTGCCCCTACCTATGTGCTTGGAGATGAGCTGAACAATGACTGGCGTAAGCAACTGCTTAAGATTGGCGAGCTGCTGAACAAGACAGCCGAGGCTGAGCAAGCGCTCAAGACATACGACGAGAAGGCTGCCGATGCCAAGGAGAAGCTACAAGCCTCCATTGGCGATGACTCTGTAGCCGTATTATGGCTGGCATCGAAGAGCTTCTTCATTGTAGATGCCACACGCAGCAGCGGGGCTGTCCTCTACAACGACCTTGGCGTGACTATGCCTAATCTGGTGACAGATATTCCGGAAGAGACCAGAACGAACTGGAACGCGATATCGCTGGAGAAGCTGTCTGAACTGACAGCGGACCATATCATTCTGGTGAACAGCGACAAGACCGAAGGTGCCGAGATCACGAACAGTGACATCTGGAAGGCGATCCCTGCCGTCAAGGCCGGCCATGTGCATGAGTTCAGCTCGAAGACCAGCTGGCTCTACAGTGGAGCCAATGCAGGCTCTAAGATCATTGATGATACGCTGGCCAGCTTGGTGAAATAA
- a CDS encoding FecCD family ABC transporter permease, with protein sequence MNVVTMAAVEKRRRKRGAAILSLLGLLIVIMFIVSMNTGYMRLSPLEVLRTLTGAGTAQQQLILFDFRLPRIVISLLVGAGFAVSGCILQSLSRNALAESSTLGINAGAGFAVLIFISFFPATTSAPVFVLPLLALAGAALTAALIYVLAFRRADGLSPTRLILIGIAVTAGIYAWQLVLSLRLDPRNYQFVATWIAGKIWGGDWKFVLALLPWLLVLLPFAMFKSRVLNVLNLGDSTAAGLGMRLEKERILLLAAAVALAGSCVAVSGGIGFVGLISPHLARRLVGPRHQVLLPATALTGALLMITADTIGRWILQPAEIPTGIVVAVIGAPYFLYLLARSKA encoded by the coding sequence ATGAACGTTGTCACCATGGCTGCGGTGGAGAAGCGCCGCCGCAAACGGGGAGCAGCGATTCTGTCGCTGCTGGGCCTGCTGATAGTCATCATGTTCATTGTCAGTATGAACACGGGCTATATGCGGCTGTCCCCGCTGGAGGTGCTGCGCACCTTAACCGGTGCAGGCACAGCTCAGCAGCAGCTGATCCTGTTTGATTTCCGGCTGCCCCGGATCGTCATATCGCTGCTTGTTGGTGCCGGGTTTGCCGTTTCCGGCTGTATCCTGCAGAGCCTGTCGCGTAATGCGCTGGCAGAGTCCTCTACCCTGGGCATCAATGCCGGTGCCGGGTTCGCCGTACTGATCTTTATCTCTTTCTTCCCGGCCACTACGTCGGCTCCAGTGTTCGTTCTGCCGCTGCTGGCGCTGGCCGGGGCTGCTCTGACGGCAGCCCTGATCTATGTTCTGGCCTTCCGCAGGGCGGACGGCCTGTCGCCCACCCGGCTGATCCTGATCGGGATTGCGGTTACGGCGGGAATCTATGCCTGGCAGCTGGTGCTGTCCCTGAGGCTGGACCCGCGAAATTATCAATTTGTGGCGACCTGGATCGCCGGCAAGATCTGGGGCGGAGACTGGAAGTTTGTGCTGGCTCTGCTGCCCTGGCTCTTGGTCCTGCTGCCGTTCGCCATGTTCAAGTCCAGGGTGCTGAATGTGCTGAACCTGGGCGATTCTACTGCCGCGGGGCTGGGCATGCGGCTGGAGAAGGAACGGATCCTCCTGCTGGCGGCGGCAGTTGCCCTCGCCGGGTCCTGTGTAGCCGTCAGCGGCGGCATTGGTTTCGTCGGCTTGATCTCGCCGCATCTGGCCCGCAGGCTGGTAGGCCCGCGCCATCAGGTGCTGCTGCCGGCCACCGCATTGACCGGCGCCTTGCTGATGATCACGGCCGACACCATCGGCCGCTGGATTCTGCAGCCTGCCGAGATTCCCACAGGCATCGTCGTTGCCGTAATTGGCGCCCCTTACTTTTTATATCTGCTGGCCCGGTCGAAAGCTTAG
- the murB gene encoding UDP-N-acetylmuramate dehydrogenase, protein MTIARIQADLQQLMTAGTVRSYELMKDHVFTKMGGKADILAAPATYEELQSVVTYAAEHAIKLTVLGNGSNLIIRDGGIRGIVLQTAGLNEMGARGELLYAQCGAKIIDVSRYALEQKLAGLEFACGIPGTVGGALYMNAGAYGGEVKDVLQSALAVDKSGRLVTLQGDELEWGYRKSVFASGDYIVLEARFALAAGEAEQIKKAMDELTCLRESKQPLEYPSCGSVFKRPPGRFAGQLIQESGLQGTRIGGAEVSRKHAGFIVNADNATAGDYIGLIQHVRETVKAKFDVELETEVEIIGED, encoded by the coding sequence ATGACAATTGCCAGAATACAAGCGGACCTGCAGCAGCTGATGACCGCAGGAACTGTGAGAAGTTATGAACTAATGAAAGATCATGTATTTACCAAAATGGGCGGAAAAGCCGATATTCTGGCCGCTCCGGCAACATACGAAGAGCTTCAAAGTGTTGTTACATATGCGGCAGAGCATGCCATCAAGCTGACGGTACTCGGCAACGGCTCCAATCTGATTATCCGCGACGGGGGCATCCGGGGCATTGTGCTGCAAACGGCAGGACTGAATGAAATGGGAGCCCGCGGGGAGCTGCTCTATGCCCAGTGCGGAGCCAAGATCATCGATGTCTCGCGGTACGCGCTGGAGCAGAAGTTGGCCGGCCTGGAGTTCGCCTGCGGCATTCCCGGCACAGTCGGCGGAGCGCTCTACATGAACGCCGGAGCCTACGGCGGCGAAGTGAAGGATGTGCTGCAAAGCGCGCTTGCCGTTGACAAGTCGGGAAGACTGGTCACTCTGCAGGGTGATGAGCTAGAGTGGGGCTACCGCAAGAGCGTATTTGCGAGCGGCGATTATATTGTGCTTGAGGCCCGGTTCGCCTTGGCTGCCGGAGAAGCGGAGCAGATCAAAAAAGCGATGGATGAGCTGACCTGCCTGCGCGAATCCAAGCAGCCGCTGGAATACCCGTCCTGCGGAAGTGTCTTCAAGCGTCCGCCGGGGCGGTTCGCCGGGCAACTGATTCAAGAGAGTGGTCTGCAAGGCACACGGATCGGTGGAGCGGAGGTCTCCCGCAAGCATGCCGGCTTCATTGTCAATGCCGACAATGCAACCGCCGGAGATTATATCGGTCTGATCCAGCATGTCAGAGAGACAGTCAAAGCCAAGTTTGATGTGGAGCTGGAAACGGAAGTGGAGATTATCGGCGAGGATTAG
- a CDS encoding ABC transporter ATP-binding protein, whose translation MSERLNTKELSIGYAEATIVEGLNLTLPTGKITALVGANGSGKSTILKTMARIMKPKSGSVMLDGKSIHNLSTKEVARQLAILPQNPTAPDGLTVSELVSYGRYPHQKGFGTMSPEDRSIIASAITVTGMEEFHDRPIDRLSGGQRQRAWIAMALAQQTDILFLDEPTTFLDMAHQLEVLQLLQKLNMEEGRTIVMVVHDLNHASRYAQHMVAIKSGTVISEGSPVEVMTPAVLRKVFGIECDIVPDPRTGVPLCLPYELAAYKAAGM comes from the coding sequence ATGTCAGAGCGGTTAAATACGAAAGAGTTGAGCATAGGGTATGCGGAGGCTACCATTGTTGAAGGTCTGAACCTGACGCTGCCAACAGGCAAAATCACGGCTCTTGTTGGGGCCAACGGCTCCGGCAAATCAACCATTCTGAAGACGATGGCCCGCATTATGAAACCAAAGAGCGGCAGTGTGATGCTTGACGGCAAATCCATCCATAACCTGTCCACCAAGGAGGTAGCCCGTCAACTGGCTATTCTGCCGCAGAATCCTACTGCTCCTGACGGTTTAACCGTGTCGGAGCTGGTCAGCTATGGAAGGTACCCGCATCAGAAGGGCTTCGGAACCATGAGTCCTGAGGACCGCAGCATCATCGCATCAGCGATTACGGTTACGGGGATGGAAGAATTCCACGACCGGCCGATTGACCGGCTCTCCGGCGGACAGCGGCAGCGGGCCTGGATCGCGATGGCGCTGGCCCAGCAGACAGACATTCTGTTTCTGGATGAACCTACCACCTTCCTGGATATGGCCCATCAGCTGGAGGTTCTGCAGCTGCTGCAGAAGCTGAACATGGAAGAGGGGCGAACTATCGTTATGGTAGTACATGATTTGAATCACGCTTCACGTTATGCGCAGCATATGGTGGCGATCAAATCGGGAACAGTGATCAGTGAGGGCAGCCCTGTGGAGGTAATGACTCCGGCCGTACTCCGCAAAGTATTTGGCATTGAGTGTGATATTGTGCCAGATCCGCGTACTGGCGTTCCTCTCTGTCTGCCCTATGAGCTTGCTGCTTATAAGGCAGCAGGAATGTAG
- a CDS encoding FecCD family ABC transporter permease, which produces MVPAPDYTDTTTQPAMDKPLQARPAAALTILILGLAAIAFGLAASVSVGAADIKLATVWEAVFHFNPEAMQHQVIRTLRIPRALAGALVGACFAVAGAIMQGMTRNPLADSGLLGLNAGAGVALALVFAFAPGLPFTYLMLYCFLGAAVASLIVFGIGSMSYNGLTPLRLTLAGAAVSSLLLALSQGVAILFHLSQDIAFWLAGGIGGANWTQLKIMGPVVGAALLAALMLSRSITLLSLGRDVAAGLGQRTRLVQLGGMIVVTVLAGTAVAAVGPVAFVGLIIPHITRYLVGVDYRWIIPCSAVLGSLLIILADIGARMINAPYETPLGALIAIIGVPFFIYLASKRRGGIS; this is translated from the coding sequence ATGGTCCCAGCACCGGATTACACAGACACCACAACACAACCTGCAATGGACAAACCCTTGCAGGCACGCCCGGCAGCGGCCCTCACTATTCTCATTCTGGGGCTTGCTGCCATAGCATTTGGCCTGGCGGCTTCCGTCTCGGTGGGAGCTGCCGATATTAAGCTGGCTACCGTATGGGAAGCGGTATTCCACTTCAATCCCGAGGCGATGCAGCACCAGGTGATCCGGACTTTAAGAATTCCGCGCGCGCTGGCCGGAGCATTGGTTGGTGCCTGCTTTGCTGTAGCGGGGGCGATCATGCAAGGCATGACCCGCAACCCGCTCGCAGACTCCGGCCTGCTCGGACTAAACGCCGGGGCAGGGGTAGCCTTGGCCTTGGTGTTTGCCTTTGCTCCCGGACTGCCGTTTACGTATCTTATGCTGTATTGCTTCCTGGGGGCCGCAGTCGCGTCGTTAATTGTATTCGGCATCGGGTCCATGTCCTATAATGGGCTGACGCCGCTGCGGCTCACGCTCGCCGGAGCGGCTGTAAGTTCCTTGCTGCTGGCGCTCAGCCAGGGCGTAGCGATCTTGTTTCATCTCTCACAGGACATCGCCTTCTGGCTGGCCGGAGGTATTGGCGGCGCCAATTGGACACAGCTGAAGATCATGGGTCCTGTTGTGGGAGCAGCCTTGCTGGCCGCTCTGATGTTGTCCCGTTCCATTACCCTGCTCAGTCTGGGCAGAGATGTGGCCGCAGGCTTGGGGCAGCGCACAAGGCTGGTACAGCTTGGCGGTATGATTGTGGTCACTGTTCTTGCCGGAACTGCTGTAGCAGCGGTAGGGCCGGTTGCTTTTGTCGGACTGATTATTCCGCATATCACTCGTTATCTGGTAGGGGTGGATTACCGCTGGATCATTCCTTGCTCCGCCGTACTGGGCAGTCTGCTGATCATTCTCGCCGATATTGGCGCAAGAATGATTAATGCCCCTTATGAGACACCGCTCGGCGCTTTGATCGCGATCATTGGCGTTCCTTTCTTCATTTATCTTGCTAGCAAGAGAAGGGGAGGAATATCATGA